A DNA window from Enterobacter cloacae subsp. cloacae ATCC 13047 contains the following coding sequences:
- a CDS encoding YidH family protein → MKISRLGEAPDYRFSLANERTYLAWIRTALGFLAAGVGLDQLAPDFATPLIREVLALLLCLFAGVLAIYGYLRWLRNEKAMRLKQDLPYTRGLLIISAILLTVAGVVMVLVVYGG, encoded by the coding sequence ATGAAAATTTCCCGCCTCGGTGAAGCCCCGGACTACCGCTTCTCGCTGGCCAATGAACGTACATATCTGGCGTGGATCCGTACCGCGCTGGGCTTTCTGGCCGCCGGCGTCGGTCTTGATCAGCTCGCGCCCGATTTCGCCACGCCGTTGATTCGTGAAGTGCTGGCGCTGTTGCTGTGCCTGTTTGCGGGCGTACTGGCGATTTACGGCTATCTGCGCTGGCTGCGTAACGAAAAGGCGATGCGCCTGAAGCAGGATCTGCCCTATACGCGTGGGTTACTGATCATCAGTGCGATTTTGCTGACAGTGGCGGGCGTGGTGATGGTGCTGGTGGTGTATGGCGGATAG
- a CDS encoding 6-phospho-alpha-glucosidase, with amino-acid sequence MKKFSVVIAGGGSTFTPGIVLMLLANRDRFPLRALKFYDNDGARQETIAEACKIILKEQAPEIEFSYTTDPKAAFTDVDFVMAHIRVGKYPMREKDEKIPLRHGVLGQETCGPGGISYGMRSIGGVLELVDYMEQYSPNAWMLNYSNPAAIVAEATRRLRPHAKILNICDMPIGIEGRMAQIVGLKDRKQMRVRYYGLNHFGWWTSIEDLNGNDLMPKLREYVAKHGYVPPSEDAHTEASWNDTFAKAKDVQALDPDTMPNTYLKYYLFPDYVVAHANPERTRANEVMDHREKHVFSSCRAIIEAGKSSAGELEIDEHASYIVDLATAIAFNTQERMLLIVPNNGAIHNFDADAMVEIPCLVGHNGPEPLTVGDIPHFQKGLMSQQVAVEKLVVDAWEQRSYQKLWQAITLSKTVPSASVAKAILDDLIEANKDYWPELH; translated from the coding sequence ATGAAAAAATTCTCAGTTGTCATTGCAGGCGGCGGCAGCACCTTTACGCCTGGTATCGTCCTGATGCTGTTAGCCAACCGTGACCGTTTCCCGCTGCGTGCCCTGAAGTTTTATGACAACGATGGCGCACGTCAGGAAACCATCGCCGAGGCGTGCAAAATTATCCTTAAGGAACAGGCACCGGAGATTGAGTTTAGTTACACCACCGATCCAAAAGCGGCGTTTACCGATGTGGATTTCGTGATGGCGCACATCCGCGTGGGCAAATACCCGATGCGCGAAAAAGACGAGAAAATTCCGCTGCGTCACGGTGTGCTGGGTCAGGAAACCTGCGGCCCGGGTGGGATCTCTTACGGCATGCGCTCCATCGGCGGCGTACTGGAACTGGTGGATTATATGGAGCAGTACTCCCCGAACGCGTGGATGCTGAACTACTCCAACCCGGCGGCGATTGTGGCGGAAGCGACGCGCCGCCTGCGTCCGCATGCCAAAATTCTCAACATCTGCGATATGCCAATCGGTATTGAAGGGCGCATGGCGCAGATTGTCGGCCTGAAAGACCGCAAACAGATGCGCGTGCGTTACTACGGCCTGAACCACTTCGGCTGGTGGACATCGATTGAAGATCTGAACGGTAACGATCTGATGCCGAAACTGCGCGAATACGTGGCGAAACACGGCTATGTTCCGCCTTCGGAAGATGCGCATACCGAAGCGAGCTGGAACGATACCTTCGCCAAAGCCAAAGACGTGCAGGCGCTCGATCCAGATACCATGCCAAACACCTATCTGAAGTATTACCTCTTCCCGGACTACGTGGTCGCGCACGCCAACCCGGAGCGGACCCGCGCCAATGAAGTTATGGATCACCGTGAGAAGCATGTATTCAGTTCGTGCCGGGCGATTATAGAAGCCGGAAAATCCTCTGCCGGGGAGCTGGAGATCGACGAACATGCCTCCTACATCGTCGATCTGGCGACGGCGATTGCCTTTAATACCCAGGAGCGGATGCTGCTGATTGTGCCAAACAACGGGGCCATTCATAATTTTGATGCCGACGCGATGGTGGAAATTCCGTGTCTGGTGGGCCATAACGGGCCAGAGCCGCTCACCGTGGGTGATATCCCGCACTTCCAGAAAGGGCTGATGAGCCAGCAGGTGGCGGTGGAAAAACTGGTGGTGGATGCCTGGGAGCAACGCTCGTACCAGAAACTCTGGCAGGCAATCACCCTGTCAAAAACCGTACCGAGCGCGTCGGTCGCGAAAGCGATTCTGGATGACCTGATCGAGGCCAATAAGGATTACTGGCCAGAACTGCATTAA